The Candidatus Sysuiplasma jiujiangense genome includes the window CTTTGCGGCTGGCGCAGCGGTTTTGGCAGCCTTGCCCGCGGTTGCAGACTGTCCAGGCGCGGCTTCAGCGGCCGCCTTCTCTCCGCCGGCACCCGCGGCAGGCGCGGCAGCGACCCTGGTCACACCCATCGTCAGACCTGTCCTTCCGTTGGAACGCGTCCGCTGTCCCCTGACTTTCTGTCCTGTCTCATGCCTTATTCCCTTGTAACAGCGAATCATTTTCATGCGGTTGATGTCTTCCCTGACCGCAAGGTCAACTTCGGTACCTATGGCATGCCTGCTTTCCCCGGTTTCAAATTCGCTTGGCCGGTTTACCATCCAGCCCGGGAAGTTACTTGCGATTGAATTTATTGCCTCTTCTATTTCTGCATACTTGGATTCAGGGTATGAGCCGAGCTTGACGTTCCTGTCAATGCCTGCGGATATGGCCACCCGTTCAGCAATACGCTTTCCGAGACCTTTTATCTTCATCAAGGCAACAACGGACTTCTTGTTTCCGTCCAGATCAGTGTTCGCTATATGAACTATGAAATGGAAATCGCCCTTCGCAGCATCATTCCCGGTCTGATCAGCCAAAACTAACCAATCCTCTTGTAATAATTGCCTAAAAGGTTGCCATATTTAACCTATTCGCCGGCTGATTCAGCCGTTTGCCGGAAAACTGTTTGGCATGTTCGGAATGGCACTGCGGTTCAGAGCAGCGAAAGCAGTGCCCTTGCAGCACTGTTGCAGACAGCAATCACGGGACCCGGATATATGCCTATGAGCACGACAGCCATCAGTGCTATCAGCAGGGATGCTGAACCCGGAATTCCAAGGGAGTACCTGGGTGGAGGCGATTCTGTGTCGCTGAACATGTTTCTTATCACCCTTACATAATAGATCAGCGATACAGCGCTGTTCATTATTCCGAAAACTGCAAGCCAGATGACCCAAGAATAACCGGGTATTATGGATGCTCCCACAGCGCTTGAAAATATCAGCAGCTTGCTGTCGAATCCGGCAAGAAGCGGGATACCCAGCAGCGAGAGAAGGTAGAACGTCATTGAAAAGGAGATGAGCTTGTTGTTCCTGAAGAGACCCCTGAAATCGTCAACGGCTACGCCGCCTACACTCGATGACATGAGCGCAACGATGGCGAATGCGCCTGCGGTCGCAATGGCATGGGTAAGAATCTGAAATATTCCTGAGGAGATGGAGAAGATCTGCAGACTGGAACCATAGATGCCCGGATCACCGTACGCGGCAGCAAAAACAGGCAGTGTTATGAGGATGT containing:
- a CDS encoding 30S ribosomal protein S13 yields the protein MADQTGNDAAKGDFHFIVHIANTDLDGNKKSVVALMKIKGLGKRIAERVAISAGIDRNVKLGSYPESKYAEIEEAINSIASNFPGWMVNRPSEFETGESRHAIGTEVDLAVREDINRMKMIRCYKGIRHETGQKVRGQRTRSNGRTGLTMGVTRVAAAPAAGAGGEKAAAEAAPGQSATAGKAAKTAAPAAKSAAPAKTPAKPASKEKAS